The following DNA comes from Methanosarcina vacuolata Z-761.
TCACTTCCATCACAGTTAAAATCTCCACTTCCGTTGGTAGCAACATAAACTGTTGTACAGGATGTCTTTGATAGAGTGAGGGTTATACTTACAATTATACAAACAAAAATTATACCAAGAAACAATAACTTTTTTCTGTCTCCCCATTTGTACGTTTGCTTCTTTCCATTCATTTCAAATCCCCAATACATTGAACTATAATTCTTCAATGTTAAAAAAATTTATCTTTTCAGGACTGTAAATAAACTCCCCTTGAAATTATTTGCATTCTTTCCGTTGTTTAAATCCCACGAATAAAATTCTAAAAAGTTCATCTTAACTTTAAAAATAAAAGTAAACTCATGGGAAACCTGAATTTTTAAAATTTATTTGATTTTAATTTATTGATTGATCTCTTCCTAAAATCAATTTTGTTCCTAAATTGATAGGAAAGTCAGAACTATTTCCCACGATAAAAAACTCCCTTGATTATTCAGAATACGGATTAAGAAACTTAATTTTGAGTTTTGGGGTCAACTAAAATTTTAAAATTTGCCTATTAATTTTCACTTCAATGTTGAAGTAAAACTAACCATTAATAAGTAATTCTTATAAGAAGTACTCTTACTCTAATTTTTATATAAATCCTTACCATAATTGATTGGATTGTTTACGGTTATATATTTTAGGCTTCTGAGCGCGTAAATCTCTTAGGACTTACGCTGTTGGACTGAGAAATCGATAGCATTAAACCTTCAATTGTCTAAAACACTAAACAAGTCACAATGTCGAAAGTGCTTGATTTTGTACTTCAAGTGCGTAAGTCCTATCTCTTTAATCCGTAGGGTTTATCGTTTTACCTATATTCTACTTCAGGGAGTTTGGGAAGTTAAACTTTATCAGATTCTAGGAACTATCGAAACTTCTAAATTCTGCAAAAGTAAGTAAAGGGGTATAGTTATTATTAAGTCGAAAGCAGATTATGATTTTTACGTAAAAGCAGACAAGTTTGCTTTAGGGAAACATTGTAGACGCCCTAGACTAATTGGTGATGATATATGGAAATTTCAGAGATTACTACGAAAAACTGAGTATTATAACAACTGTAAGAAATCTCTAATTTCCAAATTATATCTCAAATACTTGTTATTCAGGTTCTACATGATGAGTGTTCATCTAGGGTTCAGTATTCCAATAAATGTCTTTGGTCCAGGGTTGTGTATTGCCCATAGAGGAACTATCATCATAAACAAAAATGTCAGGATTGGAGAGAACTGCAGAATACATGCATGTACTAACATAGGATCTAATCGGAATGAGGCTTCAGCCCCACAAATTGGAAATAACGTATATATCGGGCCTGGTGCCAAAATTTTTGGAAATATCCTAATTGCGGACAATATAGCAATTGGGGCAAACTCCGTTGTAAATAACTCATTTTATGAAAAAGGCATTTCAATTGCAGGTCTCCCTGCCAAAAAAATAAGCACTAAAGGATCAGATGGCATTATAGTTGAAGCTACGCAAATTGTAAAAAATAATCCCTGATTCTTAAAATAATCCCTGATTCTTAAAATAATCCCTGATTCTTAAAATAATCCCTGATTCTTAAAATAATCCCTGATTCTTAAAATAATCCCTGATTCTTAAAATAATCCCTGATTCTTAAAATAATCCCTGATTCTTATAAGTGAACACTCCGTAAGTGAATGCCACGGTCAGTAAATGAATTTTAAATTGTTTAATCCTGTTTTTCTCATAGCTAAATATTCTGTTAATAAAAGTGCTTTCATTCCAAAAAAACGAAAAAGTCAAACCTTCAAAAATTGGAAATTAACTTCTCTAGAGACCCAACTTCCAGACGAAACAGAGGGGAGTTCACGGAACATATTCATAAATTTCTATGTTAAGGGAATCATAGATCTTATATACAGGATAAGCAGCCTGGGGTTTGAAGGTACTTCCGCTTGTAGAAACTGATGTTTTATTGGATTCCTGTTCCCTGGCATTCAAAGCCTCAGAAAAAGTTGTTTCTGCAATATAGAAAGTTTCGTTTTCTGCTGCTTTTTCTACAGAGATACTGTCTTTAGAATCATTTTTAGAGGCATAATGAGACTTTTGGGAAACCTCATCAAGCCTAGCCCGGCTCATATTGCTGCTAAGTATCTCAGGCTGGGCGATGATTTCGTACTTGTCTGTACAAGACATAACATATGGATAAGTTTCTTTCACGCAGGATAACCACTGAACCCCATCGGCCTCATTTTCCGAAATAGCTTCAGAAACTCCACCTGTATACGGCGAACTGAAACAGGTGAAGAATCCCAGTGTCCAGAGCAGACAGAGAACCAGCACTGCAGAGCCAAGGCCAAGAGTATACCCTTTTCTAAGGAAAATAATGTAAAGGGAATACCCCAACAAAGGAATCTGGGCAAAAATAATGAAGCTCAAATTTGCAAACTTATCTGGAGGGTAAGGAATGAAGGGGTTTAAAAGGAAAGCAATCTCCAGGAAAAAGGTTACTATGTAGAGGACCAGAAAACGGGGGTACCTGCGAACAAAATGATGGCAAAACCTTTTACGATTCTGCCATACGATTACGGAATTGATCAGGATAAAAATTAAAGGAATATAGTATTTGCCGTAGTAGAGATTCAAGAGATGTACAAACTCTAAAACTCCGTTTTCAGTTGATGGAAACGTGGAAAAGCCTGCGGACACTATCATTTTAGTGCGCAGGATAAGGTTTGAAATAGATATATCAAAGAACTGAAGAGTATATTTTGCACAAAGCAGGAAGCCTACCGAGATAAGTGACAGGAAGACAAATATATTCATTTTTTTTCCTGCAGGGTGGGAACCGTCAGAGAAGAAAAAGTTGATACTCAGTATTTTACGGACAAATTCAGGCTTCAGTATTTTACTCGATAGGGCAAGGGATAGGGAGAAACAGACAAGATATGCAAAAATAAAGGGATGAGCTAAAGGAATCAATGGTATCATGAAAAGAAGGCAAACAGCCATTGCCTTGTTTTTATCTGAAATTACGCTTCTCAGCACAAGAAGGTATAGAGGTATCAAGCAAAAGCAAAGATAATAAGGAACTGCTGAGGTCTGGAAATGGCCAAAATACGGAATAAGCGAGGAGAGAAAAGCTGTTAAGACCAATTTTTCCCTGCTCATAAAAATCCGATAGAACAGGAACATTCCAGTAATAAATATTATTGAGAAAAATACTGGCAAGAAGTAAGAAAGTGCCGACGTTTCAAGGCCTGAAATCTGAGCCAGAGCTGAAACGAGCAGAGGACCCGTGGGAGAAAGGTTGGAAAAGCCCGAAAGGTTACAAAATGAACCATGTCCTGCAAGTCCGAGGTACGAAAATTCATCTCCCCTGCCTATTGAAACATAACCAAGCATGTGAGGGGTTATCAGTACTGTAGTATGGACAAGAAACAGTATAAGAACTGCGCTCATTTTTCGGTATGCAAGAAGCAGAACGCAGGCTGAAACGTAACAAAAGAGCAGGGTAAGGTAAAAATGAAAAGGAAGCTGTTCATAGATATCGACTGTGTATCCTTTGGGCTGAATTCCCCTGAGAATAAAAAGGCTATAAACCAATAGTAATAGAGAAATTGAGGTTATAAGGTTTAATATGTTATTAGTAGTTTTAGACAATGTGTCCCCCATCCTTTTTGAAAATTGCAGAGTCCAGTTTCCGCACCTAACTATGATCTATTCCTGAAAACTTGGTTTCACTCTAAAAGAGTTTTTCTTTTACAGGCAGCACACAGGCCCAAAAACTTTCGATCCTAAAATTTTGTTTATTTGTTTCTTCTCTTCCTTATTCCTTCTATATTCAAACGGCCCAACAAATAATTAATGGTTGTGCCCTAAGTGCAGTTTGATATACCTGCCTTAACCTAATTAATGTTTTGATGGTGAAATGTTTCGACAATTAAAGGCTTTCAGATATATACCCTTATCCAGAGACTTTATTGTTTCTGTCACAATAACTCACAGTATATTAAGTATATCCTTTTTGAGTACAGATCCTCCGAAGACTATATGCAGCTTTTAACCTACGAAGTGAACATCATTTATCAGATTTATTTGTTATTCCTGCCAACGTCTGCATGTCCCTAATTAGTCCATCAGAAGAAATCATTCGTTTAAGATCAGGATAATTAGGCGGTTCCCTGAAAAATAGATGGAGTGAGGAAATACATGGAGGAATATAATGTAAAATCTCGCAAATCAGATATAACTAAAATCTATTTAAATAAACAATTAAAGTTTAGGGTATAAATATTTGTCCTATATAATTAATATTCAGTGTTGATTATTCTTTATTATAATTGTTATTATATAGTACTTACGCACTTGAGGAACAAAATCAATTATGGCAAAGGCTGTGGATTAAAGTCGTGTTTTGTACAGCTAACGTTCTGATGCTGTTGACTCTTCAGTTCAACCGCGTGAGTCCTATTTAGACTTGCCAGGATCCTTTTCAAATTTTCAATTATATCTAGAAAACCTTTCTAAAGGTTATATTCCTGGGTAATCCCTCAGGCACTCTTTTTTAACATCAGTCAGGGCTTTCAGAATGTGACGAATTCTACGTTCTATAAGCTTTCCTTTCATACACCAGTAAAATGGCCTGTTGTTCCCTACTGAAGGAAATTTAGTGCAGGAAATATCAATCGGGTGGAAATAAAAGATAGTATGTCCTCTTTTCAAACTCTGGATAAGCCCATTCAATACCAGAGGAGCTCCAAGAAAGCGGAGTATTGGGCCACCAGATGCTGGAATTTTAAGTACGTTCTGATAGTATGCCCAGGGGAACTCAATAAAGTTTCTGTCGTCGCCTGCCTCAAGCCCGTTCTCTAAAGGGTAGTAAGGAAAAGATGAGACTGTCTTGAGGGACGAATCCGTTTTATTATAAAGAGAATTTACGGAAACTGAGGAATCATATTTGAACCCGATGTTTTCAAGTGAATCTAGCATCCAGCCACCTACAAAGGCATTTGGTGCCCTGTAGCCTACAACTCTCTCTCCACTAACTTTTTCAAGAATTTTTTTTGCAAACAATGTTTTCTGCTCGAATTCGTCGTTACTCATTAATCGCTCCTTTGTCTCAGGATTGATTTTGCAGGCGTGATGCAGACCATGACATGCAATTTCATGCCCTCTTTCCGCAATTGTCTCAACAAGTCCAGGATAATGTTCGACAATGTCTGCGACTACAAAGAAAGTAGCAGTCACATTAAACTCATCGAGAATATCCAGTGACTTTTTTGTAGGTTCAGTCAGGTAATCATACCTGCCGTCCCATTTTTCAAAAAACTCATTCACAGTCCTGTAAACAGCGTAAGGAGAACTGCAGACTGAAGGAATATGATACCAATCTTCAAGATCCACTGTGACTGAAAAACTCCCCCTCATAAGACCCCACCGAGCGACCAACTGTGCTTATAATCACATAACAAATTTTTGACTTATAGTGAAATTACATAAGACTGGGAATAAACGAGAACGCAACTTCGCAAAAAACTTGATGTTTTAAAAAAGGGGCACAAGGGTATAAAAAATTTTTTGATGTTCTGCTTGAAATGCACAGTAGCAATAATCTTAAAAATTGTTTTTGTATTTAATTTTGAAAATTTAATTGTGAGTTCAAACTTTGCTTTCAAAGATGAGTGATTTTACGTTATCCGGCGGCTTTATCTGTGTATGCCTAACAAAAGAATAATCCTACCAACAACGATTCCATTACGATGGCAGATATTTCTCCATATTCAGAAAAGAAAATAACGATGCTTGTTTAGTGTCCATTTCTTCCACAATAATTTTGCTTTTTTTGGATTCTTTTTCCTGAACTACTGCAATCTTAATTTCAGACAGTTTTTCAATCAGTTGTTTCATAGAAAACCCATATATCTTTGCTTCCCAGGCCAAATATCTGTAGAAAAGCAGGCCAATCATAGCCAAAAATACATGAACCCTTATATTTTCATCCTTGTGGTGATAAACTGGTCCTACAGGGACAAGTAAATGGTCGTTCAACAGCTTAAAATCGTCTTCAACAAGGTTTTTACTGTTATATGTTTTCACTATCTTTTTAGTATGCCACTCCTGCTTATCCGTAAACAGAATATTCTTACCAAACGTTTTTTCACACCTTTTTTCGTTTTCCCCATCAACCCAGAACTTCAACTGAGGTTTTTTCCTACCTTCAGGAGCTTCAATTATTTCGTATTTAATGACAGTCCTGAATTTTTTAAGAATAATTTCTGCAACTTCATTTTCGACACTGCTTCTGTTTCTCTCTTTTCCTTTACTGCTTTCTAATCTTCTCTGCAGGTCTTTCAGTTGATCAATTATTTTTGATTTGTTTGTTTCATAAGTGCTTTTTTGGAGTTTGTAAGTCCCTTCATTATAGGTAATTACGGTTGTGAATTCTGTTCCGTAGAACTGATGTTTTGTCCGGCACCCAAAAATCTCGTTACCTTTTGTATTCTTATACAGGTATTCATACCTTGAAAGTGGAACATCAAGGAGATCCTCAGCTTGATTTGCTTTTGCGGCTCCTACAAAACTCATTTTTGAGATTACCTTTTCAATGTTATCCTTAGAGTTGTTACCCTTATCGAAAACAAGAACAAGATCTTCAGAACAGATATTTAATTCAGTTAGTCGATTTATGATTTTGTCTACAATACCCGAAAATTCTTCCGAATCAGGAACATTTCCAGGATAAGTTTCGTGAATAAAGGGTATATTGTTTTCATTTACAGCCAGTGATACACAAATTTGATTTTTGTCTTTACGATGCTTTTTGTTATATCCTTTATGAAGCAGTTCACTTTTTTCATCATAATTAGTGGCAAAGGTAAACCAGTTTGATTCATCAACAAACATTATTGATGGAGTTAACCCCTTCTCAACAAGAACCCGACAAAGGTCGTCTTCAATCTTTTTCATCGTATCTGAATCAATGTAACTCATTTGGTTCAGGAAATTCTGGCAATTTAGTTTGTGAGGAAACTTCCACATGAAAGATATTGGGGATTTTTTGAACCAGTCTTCGATCCCGTTTTCACTTAAAATGCCGTGACTTTTCCCAATTATATCGAGTAAAAGGTATTCTCCAACACTCAATCCATCTATTAATTTTTTGTCAGTATGCTTGTTTACTATGTCAATGAATCCAAGTTCTTCATTTACATGAAGGAGTGCGGCAAGCTTGCCGTACTCAAAAGACTTAAGTTTATCATAAGGCATCGATTCACATTGTTTTTTCATTTCAAGTATTTTTTCTGCACTACCCAGATAAATCTGAAAAACAGTCTTTACCTTTCCGTTAACCCTGGCAGCTTCTACAATGTACCAGTAAGGTTTGCCTTTGATAAGTTTCTTTCTCAAAAATACCATACTCTTTAATTAGGATCAACCTTTATATATACTTTTCCAAGTAAATCATTATCAATAGACTTATTAAAGTGAATTTAGTAGTTAGGATCAACAAATCAAAGAGAAATGAAAAGGCATCTGATAGTGGTTTTGAGGAAAAATCCAGGCAAAAATCGCACTTCTTTGAAAGTAAAGTCAAAGGGACTCTGTTCCAAAATCCAGTGATTTTTGCATTTTTGGATTGAAAATCTGAATTAGCAAGAAGAAGCCAGTTATCATCAAAATCAATATTCGATATCTAAAGACTTCAATTCTTAAGTCGTATCACAAGGATTGTGACTAATTACAAAATCCAGTGATTTTAATCTTTATATTCACCACTAGATTAGCATGAAAGTTCTTTCAAGTACTTTCATTTCTTTGTGCCTGTTATTCGGAGAATTTCATGTGCGTTTTGGTACTGAGTCAACGGAATTAAAAAGAAATATTAATCTATGCCAAAATTTAACTGATAATATTCTCTGAAAATGGTTTTTTCATGCCCGGAGAGTTAATACTAAAAATCTAGGAATAAAAATGAACGGGAAAATTCTGAGACATAGATTGCAAAAAAGGGAAAAAACCGTAGTCTACTTTACAATTTTAGTTTTTTTGATTGCATTAGGAACAACCGCTCTCTCCACTACATCACCAGATATTACTGTTTATGTTTCTGCCGATGGGAGAGGGAATTTTAACTGTGATGGGAGTAACGACCAGGTAGAAATAAACAAAGCTCTCGCATATGCTGCAGAAAACCCTCAATTCACAACTGTTCATCTGAAGGGCCCCAATACATACATCGTCTCGGACAGTATTTTAATTGGAAACGACACTATTCTGGAAGGAGATCCGACAGCCGTAATTAAACTTGAAGATAACGCAGATTGGCCGAAAAATAAGCCTCTGATTACGCAGATGGACAATTCTGGAAGCCAGAATATTACTATAAAAGGATTTGAAATCAATGGAAATCATGACAAGAATAAGGAAAAAAATAGAGGAGAGGGATATTACAATCATATTTATTTCTTAAACTCCAGCAACATTCAGGTTCACTCTATGTACATGCATGATGGGCACGGAGATGGGCTGAAGATAGAGAGAAGCTCTAATATCCAGTTTTACGATAACCGGATGTATAAACTGGGGCATGACGGTCTTTTTGCAATCCAGTGTCAAAATGTAGAGGCCTGGAATAATACAATAACCTGCAGGACTAACAGCGGTCTTAGAATCTTGAATTCAAACCATGTAAAATTCCATGATAACATAATAGATTCCTTTTCCCATTGGAGTGCGGGTGGTTCTGGAATTCTGATTGAGAAAACAACAGGAGTGATGAGTGACATAGAGGTGTATAATAATACTATTCATAACACCTATGGGCCCGGGATATGGCTGTTAGGATATGGTTATTCTTATCCCATGGAAGAGGCAGAGAATGTATATATTCACCACAATGTTTTCTACGGCACTGGTACGGACCCAAACATAGATTGGGTAGGTGGTATAGTAACAAGTGGATTTTACAATACCCTTGTAGAGAATAACGTGTTTGATGGTACGTATCACGCTGCAATTATCCATATGTATCCTACAGGTGGTTCTACCGATCTTTCACCCAAAGGTACAGGATATACCACAATTGTCCGCAATAATATTATTGTAAACACGCTGCAACGTACGAAAGACCCGAGCGGAACAGGATATGGAGTTATTAATTATCTTCCTGAAACGCATTCCTTTGTGTTGGAAAATAATTGCTTTTACAATAACTCCGCAGGAGACTACATGAACGCCAGTTCGACAAGCGATATCCATGTAGACCCTCACTTTGCAAACGAGATAAATCACGATTATCACCTGAAATCAACAGGTGGAAGATGGAATGGAAAAACGTGGGTAAAAGACACTATGAGTTCTCCATGTATCGATGCCGGTTATCCAGAATCTGACTATTCAAAGGAGCTAGTAAATAATGGAAACAGGACCAATATAGGCAGGTACGGAAATACTGAATGGGCTTCGGTCTCAGGGAATAGGCCCGGGTATGTTGTATGGTGGAACCAGCTATTTTCACCAGAATGGAAAACTTTCAGGCTGTTTCTGAAGATGTTTTTCTTATTCTGCTTTAATGTGTTATATTAAAGCTTCATTAGCTTATTTATCAAATTCTTTTATGGCAATTCCCTGATTAGTTTAGCGATGGCTTGAAAAACCATAGTTAGGACAACCTTACCACTCAAGGCAATGACGAGACCAATTGGAAAAAAAGGTAAAGTAGAGTACTTTCATTTCTTTGTGCCTGTTATTCAAAGAATATCATGTGCGGTTTTTGTTATAGCAGAATTCTTTTTTCTTCTCGCTTATATACTTAACAGTAAGAAGGACAATTATAGTCAGTCCGACGGTTTCTGAGATAAAAACTTCTGTGAATGCTGGGTGGTAGGATCTACTAAAAATTATCATAAGATACTCAATAAAGCTTGCTGAAATCGTGTCTTTCGGAAACCCCCAGCCCAGGAGCGGCCAGAAAAATACTTCAGGGGTATTCCATATCTGATCTTCTAAAATGTGGCAAAAGGATGCTCCTGCAATAATCATGAGTTCAGGTTTCCCCTGTCTATAGAGATAGTAACCTGTCAGGCCCAGCAGAAGGCCAAAAAGGAGAGTGTGGGCAAAAATTCGCCCGCTTCCTATGGTTTCGGCAAGAATTATCCTGCCAAGAGGTTTATCGATAAAGTCTGGAAGGAGCGCTCCAAATGCAATCCACGGAACCTTTACCCAGAAGTTATTTTTTGAAAGTAATCGGCTCAGGAGATAAAAGATCCCTAGAGTGATCCCGACGTGTCCGAAAACAAACATCAGACCAAAAATAGTTATTTACTTATAATTCTTTTTCGGCAGGCCTGTCTGGTGACCTGCCGGCACAAAATTTCAGTTTCAAATCAAAAAGAGTTTTTCAAGCCTGGCATTCAGCTACGAGCTTTTCTACCAGTTCCTGCCGGATTGCATTTGTCCTATCTCCTCCGCAGACCATACCCCGAACCCCGATAATATCCGGTCCGATTCTCTCAAGCACTGGAAGGTCCTCAAATTTCAGGGAGCCTGCAATCGCGTTTTCA
Coding sequences within:
- a CDS encoding serine O-acetyltransferase; this translates as MMSVHLGFSIPINVFGPGLCIAHRGTIIINKNVRIGENCRIHACTNIGSNRNEASAPQIGNNVYIGPGAKIFGNILIADNIAIGANSVVNNSFYEKGISIAGLPAKKISTKGSDGIIVEATQIVKNNP
- a CDS encoding polysaccharide deacetylase family protein, whose product is MRGSFSVTVDLEDWYHIPSVCSSPYAVYRTVNEFFEKWDGRYDYLTEPTKKSLDILDEFNVTATFFVVADIVEHYPGLVETIAERGHEIACHGLHHACKINPETKERLMSNDEFEQKTLFAKKILEKVSGERVVGYRAPNAFVGGWMLDSLENIGFKYDSSVSVNSLYNKTDSSLKTVSSFPYYPLENGLEAGDDRNFIEFPWAYYQNVLKIPASGGPILRFLGAPLVLNGLIQSLKRGHTIFYFHPIDISCTKFPSVGNNRPFYWCMKGKLIERRIRHILKALTDVKKECLRDYPGI
- a CDS encoding IS1634 family transposase, with protein sequence MVFLRKKLIKGKPYWYIVEAARVNGKVKTVFQIYLGSAEKILEMKKQCESMPYDKLKSFEYGKLAALLHVNEELGFIDIVNKHTDKKLIDGLSVGEYLLLDIIGKSHGILSENGIEDWFKKSPISFMWKFPHKLNCQNFLNQMSYIDSDTMKKIEDDLCRVLVEKGLTPSIMFVDESNWFTFATNYDEKSELLHKGYNKKHRKDKNQICVSLAVNENNIPFIHETYPGNVPDSEEFSGIVDKIINRLTELNICSEDLVLVFDKGNNSKDNIEKVISKMSFVGAAKANQAEDLLDVPLSRYEYLYKNTKGNEIFGCRTKHQFYGTEFTTVITYNEGTYKLQKSTYETNKSKIIDQLKDLQRRLESSKGKERNRSSVENEVAEIILKKFRTVIKYEIIEAPEGRKKPQLKFWVDGENEKRCEKTFGKNILFTDKQEWHTKKIVKTYNSKNLVEDDFKLLNDHLLVPVGPVYHHKDENIRVHVFLAMIGLLFYRYLAWEAKIYGFSMKQLIEKLSEIKIAVVQEKESKKSKIIVEEMDTKQASLFSFLNMEKYLPS
- a CDS encoding right-handed parallel beta-helix repeat-containing protein, with translation MNGKILRHRLQKREKTVVYFTILVFLIALGTTALSTTSPDITVYVSADGRGNFNCDGSNDQVEINKALAYAAENPQFTTVHLKGPNTYIVSDSILIGNDTILEGDPTAVIKLEDNADWPKNKPLITQMDNSGSQNITIKGFEINGNHDKNKEKNRGEGYYNHIYFLNSSNIQVHSMYMHDGHGDGLKIERSSNIQFYDNRMYKLGHDGLFAIQCQNVEAWNNTITCRTNSGLRILNSNHVKFHDNIIDSFSHWSAGGSGILIEKTTGVMSDIEVYNNTIHNTYGPGIWLLGYGYSYPMEEAENVYIHHNVFYGTGTDPNIDWVGGIVTSGFYNTLVENNVFDGTYHAAIIHMYPTGGSTDLSPKGTGYTTIVRNNIIVNTLQRTKDPSGTGYGVINYLPETHSFVLENNCFYNNSAGDYMNASSTSDIHVDPHFANEINHDYHLKSTGGRWNGKTWVKDTMSSPCIDAGYPESDYSKELVNNGNRTNIGRYGNTEWASVSGNRPGYVVWWNQLFSPEWKTFRLFLKMFFLFCFNVLY
- a CDS encoding metal-dependent hydrolase, whose protein sequence is MFVFGHVGITLGIFYLLSRLLSKNNFWVKVPWIAFGALLPDFIDKPLGRIILAETIGSGRIFAHTLLFGLLLGLTGYYLYRQGKPELMIIAGASFCHILEDQIWNTPEVFFWPLLGWGFPKDTISASFIEYLMIIFSRSYHPAFTEVFISETVGLTIIVLLTVKYISEKKKEFCYNKNRT